The following proteins come from a genomic window of Triticum aestivum cultivar Chinese Spring chromosome 6A, IWGSC CS RefSeq v2.1, whole genome shotgun sequence:
- the LOC123130662 gene encoding bisdemethoxycurcumin synthase, with amino-acid sequence MALLGNLTASPTAAIIRKMRQAQRADGPASVLAIGTANPANCVRQDEYADYYFRVTQKQHLTKLKSKLNRICDRSAIKKRYFHHTEELLQHHPEFIDRTLPSLDARMDIAATAVPDLAAAAAGKAIAEWGRPAADITHLVVSTYSGAHMPGVDLRLASLLGLDPSVRRTMLYLNGCSSGSAALRVAKDIAENNRGARVLVACAELTLILFRAPDEAHVDTIIMQALFGDGAAAVIVGAEPDASAERPIFEMVAASQSVIPESTHGAVGRLREDGLVFNPSFEMPALIRENIEQCMADAVGPLGLSGGWNDLFWAVHPGGRAILDSVEAGLRLEPKKLTASRHVLSEYGNMSGPTVIFVLDEIRRRREHVVGRHGLGVLLGLGPGVTVETMVLRAACGS; translated from the exons ATGGCACTGCTCGGAAATCTAACAGCAAGCCCCACGGCCGCCATCATTCGTAAGATGCGGCAGGCGCAGCGCGCCGACGGCCCAGCGTCCGTGCTGGCTATCGGAACGGCGAACCCGGCGAACTGCGTGCGCCAGGACGAGTACGCGGACTACTACTTCCGCGTCACCCAAAAGCAGCACCTCACCAAGCTCAAATCCAAGCTCAACAGAATCT GTGACAGGTCGGCCATCAAGAAGCGCTACTTCCACCACACGGAGGAGTTGCTGCAGCATCACCCGGAGTTCATCGACCGCACGTTGCCATCCCTAGATGCCCGGATGGACATCGCGGCCACCGCCGTTCCGGACCTCGCGGCAGCGGCAGCGGGCAAGGCCATCGCGGAGTGGGGCCGCCCAGCCGCCGACATCACCCACCTCGTCGTCAGCACCTACTCCGGCGCCCACATGCCGGGCGTCGACCTCCGCCTGGCCTCCCTCCTCGGCCTCGACCCGTCCGTCCGCCGCACCATGCTCTACCTCAACGGCTGCTCCAGCGGGTCCGCCGCGCTCCGCGTCGCCAAGGACATCGCCGAGAACAACCGCGGTGCCCGCGTCCTCGTCGCCTGCGCCGAGCTCACCCTCATCTTGTTCCGCGCGCCCGACGAGGCCCACGTCGACACGATCATCATGCAGGCTCTCTTCGGCGACGGCGCGGCCGCCGTGATAGTCGGAGCCGAACCCGACGCCTCCGCCGAGCGCCCGATTTTCGAGATGGTGGCCGCCTCGCAGAGCGTGATACCTGAGAGTACGCACGGCGCGGTGGGGCGACTTCGGGAAGACGGGCTCGTCTTCAACCCTTCCTTCGAGATGCCGGCGCTGATCCGGGAAAACATCGAGCAGTGCATGGCCGACGCAGTCGGGCCGCTTGGGTTGAGCGGTGGCTGGAACGACCTTTTCTGGGCGGTGCATCCCGGCGGGCGGGCAATCTTGGACAGCGTGGAGGCGGGACTCCGGTTGGAGCCCAAGAAGCTGACGGCAAGCCGACATGTACTCAGTGAGTACGGAAACATGTCCGGGCCGACAGTGATCTTCGTCCTCGACGAGATCCGCCGCCGTCGTGAGCATGTGGTGGGTCGCCACGGTCTGGGTGTATTGCTTGGGCTCGGACCGGGTGTCACGGTTGAGACGATGGTGTTGCGTGCCGCCTGTGGTAGCTAA